DNA from Homo sapiens chromosome 1, GRCh38.p14 Primary Assembly:
TTTTTGTCATCAATCTTGATAGggcactttatttattattttttgagcttTATGATACTTTCTGAAGTCAAAATTCTAACTCTCTAGTTTAGTTTTCTGGagcattccattttcttcttcttccattgcatttttatattctgTAATGTCTTTTATTATCACTAACTTTGCCATCACAAACtaatttatttcatgtattaATAGTAAAAGTTCTCTATGATttcatcatatatttaaaattatttttgtgactCTTGCTTAGAGTGATTAATGGCTAAAGATTTGGTATTAttaacagaacattttcattttaaaaattacattagcCTGTGTCCAAAGGTGCATCATGTACCTGAAAATGCACTTTTCCATTTCCATGTagttttcatacacacacacacacacacacacacacacacacacaaatctccaAATGACAAAtgctaaatacacacacaaacacacacatatatgtacaaagCATTTGGGAAGGTGTTTAGGGGATATAAATACcctcaaaacaagcaaaaagaatatATAGACATTAAAACCTGATTGGTCACTTCTTTCCAAAATCATGTTTTCAACTGATCACGAAAAAGAGTTGTAGATCTTAATCTCCTGATGAAAATGTCTCAAGAGTTTTATGCAATATAGAATGTAtcatgttttaacatttttcaaactAATGTTTGCTGGTTAGAAATATAGTATGTTGTGCACATGAATTCTCCTTGGTTTTCTCCTTTTGGTTTGATTTACAATCTTTTAAAGAATGCAGATATAACGGATTTACCTTTTTATAGATTATTGGGATTTTCAGGAGCAAGTTACCCTTGAGTTTATCTTCTAATCATATGTTGAGAGGTTAGAGCATGAAGTAAGCAAACACCTCTCTGGCTCATAAATATGCTTTTGAGAGGAGAAAGCACAAATTGCTACACCCTACCTCTTTTGGGGTTCTGTTTAAAGAACTAAACTAATGAGTACATCCCTAAGGTCACTATAAATGTTGATGGCTTTTATTCAGATATATACCAATATCACCtccaaaactatatttttaattaggCTAATTTTCTGTTTGCTAATTCTTATAGAAGAACTATTCTGGTTGAATTATATAAGACATTGTGAATACCTCCTGTAAATCTTTTAGTCACAGAAGGGGAAGAAACaagtttcttcttcctctctccctccccctttctctctctctctctctctctctctgggctaAATTGTTTGGCTACTATGCATGCAGGTACTTGTGAGGACAGTTCCTAAAGGTGTCCACTGGGGTAAAAGTTGCCCTCTATGGTCTCTCTATGGATTCTCCAGCACCCCTGGTCCATCCTCTTCTTCAACTCACGTTGCTGGAAACCTGGGAATGATAATACAGCAAGTTCAAATTCCCATGAGAAAATAATATGTTTCCTGAGGAGGCCACCATTAAGCCATGAAATGCAACCTTTAGTCAAGTACAAGTCTTTTGgtgtaagtttttgttttctttatttataattagTATGAACCATGTTTAAAATGATTGGGAAGGAAACAGGTTAAAATGTCATATGGGATTGAAAGACCATCTCCCCTTTCTTAGCTGCTTTTAACagcagtattttaattttaatggtttCCTTGTTAGATTAGAGCTCTAattcatttagaaaaatgtatatagtCAAAGTATATGATGAAGAATCACcaatgtgcatttttttctctgttggcTATGGGAACCTAAACCAGAACTATTGAAGTTAGGGTAGCCCAGCTTTACATAGCATGTGATCCACCAGGTGAAGACCAGGGAACAAATATTTAGGTAAGCAACTTTCTCACCTAACATGCTAGAAATATTTCAGATATTCATAAATTTCACCTCCCCATCCCTACCTTTCAATTGTTCTCAGTTTGGAATTTCCAACACCTACTGAAAAGATTACTTCAAATTTTCTACTAAATAGGCCCTTCCCTTGCCTCTATTGTAttcctttgaattttattttatctgcacTATGTCTTCAGGAAACCATTTGGATTTTGTCTATTGAAGTCACTCTTTTCTGTTTGTCAGGATTTATATAGgtttttaggggttttttttaGGGGAAGTAATGTGATACATGTTGGAAAGGgtagttttatgttttctctgtGTTCACATGTTGATATGACCACTGCTGGaccactcaataaaaaatgagaatcaTTATTATCTTTTCTAGGTTTAAAGCCTTTAAGAAGTTTATATGATCTAGGGTTTGGTCATTTTATTGGATTcgttaaagaagaaaattaaaacatgagaTAAAATCACTatcttcatttcaaaattttactgtattttttaaagataattataataattgtgcataaataattatagaaaatgaaattaaggcaatgttagtaaatatggaaagaagaggaaagtttttaaatttattagtcAAAAAGCTAAATGAATCATCTGTGTTTTTGACACTACCATTTAGTGAATACACCAAATATTTTTTACTGTAAATAAAGAAAGTGAAGATGTTTAACCTTGGAAAAGGCAAACAATAACTAAAATTGATATTTGTGGAAACCAAAGTATATTACTGTAAATAGTATCTtatcttgtagttttcttttaaacatgtgTGGCAGTACTAATAATCTAATCTTACTAAACATGTAATTATTCTAATGAATAGGTAACTacataactaaaaataaagatataacttAATTAAATGTTGTTTGGGCTTTTTCTTAGATCTCTATTTCTGGAAAACCCCAATGAGGTAATCCATGACtcataattaaacaaaaaaacttttctaaGATGTGTTACCTAAATAGACACATACTACCACAGAGCACATTGTCAGCTTCTGAAGCTCAAGCTCTGTAGTTCTAACCCTCTAAAGTGGCAAACAAATTTTCTTTAACCACAGCatttcagaagaaagaaactacagTTATTCAGCCACATAATAAGGTTCCTCATGATATGCACAGCAACTTTTATAACGATGACACAGagagtataaatatttttctaggtATAGGGAAAATAATTAGGATGACAGAAATTTCAGTGTGACAAAGCACTAGGTATAGAGTAATCTCATGTTCTAATATGTTAGACAAACATTAAAGCAATGGAaagggccagatgcggtggctcacagctgtaatcccagcattttgggaggcagaggagtttggatcacctaaggtcaggagttcaagaccagcctgaccaacacagtgaaaccccatctccactaaaaatacaaaaattagctgggtgtggtggtgcatgcctgtaatcgcggctactagggaggctgaggcaggagaattgttcaaaaccaggaggtggaggttgcagtgagccaagatcatgccattgcactccagcccaggcaacaagagtgaaactccatctcaaaaaacaaaacaaaacaaaagcaacgGAAGGGAACCTGTGGCTCTGTATTAACCTCCAGGCTTGTTCAACACTTTTTGAAGACAGAACAGTTTTTTAATCGCATTGTTCATGTCCTTGTTTCTCAGGCTATAAATGATGGGATTGAAGAATGGAGCAAGTACAGTAAACATCAGTGCAATGGCTGTGTCCAAAACTGGTGGATAAGTGTCGCTGAAACGCAAGTACATGAGTGATACACTGCCAAAGAATATCGGGAAGACCATGAGGTGGCCTGCACAGGTAGAAAAAGCCTTTTGCCTCCCTTCAGAAGAGGGAATCCTCAATATCACAGTGACAATTCTTACATAGGACAGGGCAATGATTAGGAAGGTAATGATGATGGTCACAGCATGAATCACATCCTCAATCAGAATCATGGACGTGTCTGTACAGGCCAGGCTTAGCACAGGGACCAAGTCACAGAAGATCTGATGGATTTGGTTGGGCCCACAGAAAGGCAGTGTGGAAATCATCACAATCTCGGGAAGCAGGATAAGGAAACCGAAGAGGCAGGAACCTGCAGAGAGTTGAGCACAGAGCCGGGGGGTCATGATCATTTGATAGCGAAGAGGGTTGCAGATGGCAACGTATCTGTCAATGGCCATGGTGGTCAGCAAGATCCCCTCTGAGTTTTCAAGTGAGTGGAAGAAATACATCTGCAAGATGCAGCCAGTCATTGAGATGGCCTTCTTTTCACTGATGAGGTTGGAGAGCATCTTGGGAATGGTGGCTGTGGTGTACCAGATCTccagaaaggaaaatatactGATAAAATTATACATGGGGTTGTGGAGATGGGTGTCCAGCCTTACAGCAGAGAAGATTAATAAGTTATCAATGATAATAAAAGTATAGATGAAAAGTAAAGGAAAGAAGTACAGGAGACTACCATCCTGAAGCTGAGGGAATCCAGTGAAGATAAATTCAGTCACTGTTGATTGGTTTCCGCTCTCCATATTTCTAGTAGAGCTACCTGTAAATGGAGAGGGCATAGTCCAGCACATGAGagggtagagaaaaaaataaataagatgtacAGCTAAACATCTTTGAGAAGTAAGAAGAACTACCTTgaaggtttcattttttttcctgactttaaaCTCATGTACATATTGTccaatgtttgatttttttcatatcaaacatttttttttgtatcaaaCATTGGACAATATGTACACTAgtttaaagtcagaaaaaaaaatgaaaccttcAAGGTAGTTCTTCTTATTCCTCAAAGTTGCTTAGCTGTACATCTTATTTATTGGCACAACTGCAGAAATAGGGGTCTCcaaatgttttaataataaaaaaactagttaaaattatttttattttagcttaatCTCTAATATAGGTATTTGCATTTATAAGTTATACACATTTACTATATTAAGGCATAATAACACAAAATTATATATCTGTATctcatataataaattttaaaattaaaaagtatgaaTACGAATAAACATAACAGAAGTTATATTATGCTCTTTCCCTACCCGACTGGGCCATTGTGCACATGCTCTTTGAAAATCTCTGTTCTAACGTGTTACAATGTAAACCTGAAGTTGACATTGAAATCCTGTCTATTGTTACCTATATGTCTTTTGGAAAATTACTTAATACCTCAGAGTATCAGGtaatcatttgcaaaatgggattAAAAATAGTACCTATCTAACAAGGATGCTGTAGGATTTAGTAAATACTTGCAGAAAGATTTGGACAGTGTTTAATAGGCAACTTCTGGAAAGAGTGATACAATCTACCTCTCTGCATTTCTTGTTCTCCTTTAACACTGCTGTGTGCTTCCTCCCGAGCATTATGCTGATACTATACTGATCACGTTCATCAATGCCCTGCTAATTACTAATGGAAACTATCCAGTCATCTCTGGCACTCGACACTTTTCATTACTCCTGCTTGAGACTTTGTTCCTCTGTTTCCACGATTCCATTCTCAAGGGACGTGACGCCCAGATAGCTTTAAAGGCAGTTCTAGCTTTGActtttgcttctgttttatttattttatttatattttctttcttattctgccTCTTCTCTCTTATATTAGCTTGTGTTGTCTTTCTTAAATTCTTTCCCAAGAGTCTATTTTCCCCAGGTTCCTATCATCCACTTCAACCTCTTATAGTTTTATACACTCCCTTAGTGATCTCATCCGCTTACAGGATTTAAACTATTAATACTTCTAAATGTTTTTCTCTAACCAATCTCTCTTTCATAAGCTTCACACCAACTATCTGACTCTTAACTCTCTGTAGCTTCACCTGCTAACATTCTCCGACTCCTCTCTCCCCTGCAATCCCATTGTTCATGTTGCTTTCTAAAATCACAGTTCTCTCCTGTTTGTGCTACTTCCTCTGACTTTAAAGTAACATatctctccctcctctgccccctcTCCTCACACAAAAGCAATATATACTGCTGGTTAAAAGTCTAgatgccagaaaaaaaattgctagcatttaAATTCTCTTTATGGCTTACCAGCTCTGTGACTTAACATGAAGTTACTTAGCTTCTCTATGCCTTTAATATCTCATTtgtaaaactgagaaaatattaatactgGTTAATGAAGTCCTGAGAATaactaaacattttataataacaatAGAATTGTACAGTATAGTATACGGTATTATTACGTCACTAATGCTGGCACTATTCCAAgcacattgtatatatttttcacctCATGCTCTTAATGCTCTAATGAGGTGaaatgattatccccattttacagaggagaaaacttaGGCACAGACAGGTTAAGTTCTTTGTCCAGAAATTCTCGGCTAATGCAGGGCAAAGTCAGAATTTAAATCTATGCACTGTATCTCTAGAGACACATTCTAACCTACATACAGTTGACTGCCTCTACCAATAcatgtaaatgtattttaaaaccttAGTGTTAGGAATATAGGAAACACTTGGAAGTGTTGAATGCCATTATGCTTTATTGAAGCGTTTGTCAGGATCCATCATCAACTTACTTGTTTTACCTTCTCTAGACTATAGGTTTCTCCTTCAGGACAGTGaatgtcttttatccctcatagTGACTACAACAGGGTTAATATGTAGAGACGGTAGGTATCAAATAAATTAACTTGGAACTCAGCCACTTGGTACAATTATAACTAAGTGCACAAGACAGCCATGAGTAAGTGAACAAAGAAAATTGGGGACTGTTTGAAAAGGGAACTATGACAATTCAGTTCTAATGAGAGCCTCAATCAAGTCTTGACTAGATGATCTCTCAGAAAATGGCATTATAAATGTGGCATGCTGTTTCATATATACCCATGCCCAGAACCACACTGAACAGAGCTTCCTCCTGTAAATACCTTTGCCTTCCACCCTTATTCAAAGTTCTAAATTCTTTAATAATCAGGTCTTCAGGTtatgagatgatgatgatgatgatgattatgcaTGGTGAATGAATTCGGTCTCTTTATGACTTAGTCATCTACACTCACCTTTGCCAAAAACACAGGGACTCCTCAGTCTGCCTGGGTCACTGCATCCTTAATATTACTTCAGCCTTTTCAAAAAGGGATTTATAGTCTCTCCATAGGGCATCCAGGGAATAACAGGAAAGGGAACTGGGCTCTGTGGAGGATTCTTCCCCTCCACTGCACTGAAGTGAATCACCTTCTCTCATGGGGTTAATTAACAGAAAGTTTCCCCTCTTACTCTCCTTTTGTTAGATTTTCAGATCGAAGttgtcaataaatatatatatttttcctgattGTACTCATCTTCCCAAATTTGTAAGCTTCCTTCTCTAGCACTTTCATGATTGTCTCAGCTGTTCTTGAGTGTACCAGTGTACTATGCAAAGGGTAGTTTTGACATGATCCTGGCCTTCTTATATGAACACACAGATTTGGAAAGCCTGGAAGGAATATACTGACACCAGAAGATCATCTTGAAAAgctattttacagaaaataaggCCATTTCATAATAAACATGGCACTGGGGATTTAGTGCCAATACTGAAGAAAGTGAGGAAaccatgtctttttttgtttttctcatgtcGTGAGTGTGTATGGGTCTTTCCTACCTTGAACAACTCACACTGGTTCTGCTGACTTCTTTATTGAAGATCAATATCTCATCTTTTCTACAAGAGTATTATTTATATCTGTGCTTCATCCACTGATCTGTTGAAATTGCaaagttctcatttttttcaaagttaattaCTTTTATCATGTCATCTTCTTCTGGAAATATGTATCAAGTTCTCAAATAGGAAGACGTGCTTTCTGAGTTTTGTCTAACTTTTCTTCTTACGATTTGGGAGCCTATTTTGGTTGTCTAACttgtaggttttttttaattcaaaaatgtcAACAGGCCACATTGTATTTCCAATGATTTTGTATAATATAAAACAGTCTGTTTTGATCCCATGACTCAAGTATTCTCAAGctcagaaatattttcctttaattttacttattattttcctctgttttgttttttttctagaattttcataaTCATATTTTGCTCTGTAATATCTATTAATACATTCTCCATATAtaactttttctctttgcatGTAATATTTGGCTCTTCATGTGGCTTCTCTAAATTCTGGGACATATCTTCCAGGCAATCTTACAAAACATTAATTTAATTTCCTGTAGTATTTAATATATTCTTCAATATCTCCATTGtatattaaattttgtattttttatttctcaactttttttctgATATCTTCACAAatctcatcaaaattttaaataggaaACATTTTAATGATTTGTGTCTTAGAGTTAGTCTATGTAATGAAAGAGCATTTACTTTCAATTCCCtaacctctctgtctctctcagtctctctctctctctttaactgTAGTAATCCAACTACTTATTGggctatgcatttgacaaagttaATGATTTTAATACAAACGGTGTATGGCAAAACTAAAATCATTGTTTTAAAGAAGGCAatctgtgtttgtctgtgtgtgtgagagagaaggagagaatatATTTggatacaaaaaataagaatattaaatatctaaatatgcACAGCAAATATGGAAATATCTGCCACGAAGTTCAGTATTAGTTATAGATTATTGCTTTGTGCTAAAAagttgtgcttttttgttttgttttagtagccTCAGTTTACCTGGATAGTTCCTCACTTCTCTGGCTTGTAAATTTAAGATTTACTTTTCATGTCCTTCTCTGAACACAGCTCAGTGGATAACTCCATTGTGACTGGGAAATTTCATACATTCTTTGGCTCCATTCTCTCTATCCAGATTTCCCAAGTAGAGCATCGTTCtcaatttctgtttttccaagctttaattattttttccatcgGTTGTATGTGGAATTTCATCCAGTTAATTTCTAGgctctcctcttctgttttcttgtcCAACACCGGGCAGATAAGTATTTCCCTCAGTCGGATCTCATGTACTCATACCTGAGGAAGTGTTTTAACTTTGGAGGTCAATTGTGGGAACTCTTTTCCCCAGGATATATAATGCTTTGGTTTaacttaattttgatttttgttttttgctgttaaattttcaatatatatttttgttcattccTGGACTATCCAATAAACAGAATCAACTGGTGCTTTTGAtataaacagaaattattttcttttctagaaaaaagaaagtggtatATAATATTTCAGAGTACTGACATAGCTATCATGAAGGTTTTTAGGTAAACTTATAGATATTTTAATGTTCATTACTATATCTTTACACTTTTCAGTTCTTAGGTCATCTAACAGTTCATCTAGTCCTGactcttttatttctattgagttttttgtggaagaaaatttaaatatgtgtgtTTAAACTGTTATCTTAATACACAAATCTAAacttgaattttagaaaattaatttctagTGGCAATGCATAGACATTTTAAAGGCAGCAAAAGTGAAAACAAGAGTAATGTAGTTCAAatgatatatatttctattacctatctgtctatctatctatctatctatctatctatcacttTGGAATGTGCTGGAGACTACTTTTaaccaaataattttattcaacCAAATTGGATGAATTCAACCAAAGCAGTCTAAGTAAATGAAGTTTGAATTCAACTTGGCTCCagataaataataacaacaaatataCTATAAATAATAATCATAGCTAAGTATTCCTAAgcatgagtttttgtttttaatatatcaCTCTTTATTAAAGCATTCTCTAAAACATCAATAACAAAAGATAGTAATTAGTTGCAAATGATATTAACAGATAACACTTATTTTGCACAAGCTCTGTGTTTTGCACATTCTCTGCACTTGCATGGAGTAAGTCATTTAATATTCATATTAGCATTTGAAgtcctacttttaaaatatattacttttataccAATAGATGATAAAACTAAGATGCAGACAAGTTAATTATcaacttgttcaaagtcacaaaGCAATATGTGGCATCACTGAAATACAAACCTTAACCTCTTCTGCAGATCTGATTCTTTTAACTACTGTGGTTCGTAATTCATAGTTGTTATTAATGCTTATGTAATGTAATAAGcatttacttaaaatgtttatatacaaataataaattaatgttcATAAAACATATTAATTATGTTTAATGGCTTAAACATCatatttcctttctatattttacCCACCTGTATAAGTCTAGACAGGTAGTCCATGCTATCTTAATTTGGCATGTGTAAGCAGGATATACATGTACATGGGAAGAACCAGTATAAAGAGACACAAAATATCCATGTGACAATGAATgaattatatgttaattatatggTTTATTGTGTTAGAGTAACATCCACAGTGAAAGGTGCCTATGAGCTAGCATTAATCTACAGATAAATTAACCATCTTCTGAGGGCAGAAAAGCTTTTTAATTGCAATCTTCATGTCCTTATTTCTAAAGCTATAGATGATAGGGTTGAAAAAGGGAGCAAGAACTGCAAACATCAGTGCAACAGCTGTGTCCAAAATCGGTGGGAAAGTGGCAGAGAAACGCAGGTACATGAGGGATACACTGCCATAGAACATCAGAAAGACACTAAGATGGGCGGCACAGGTAGAAAAGGCCTTCTGGCGGCCTTCAACAGAGGGAATCCTCAGGATTACAGTGATGATTCTGATATAAGAAAGGGCAATAATCAGGACAGAGAATACAATGGCCACAGCATGGATCACATCCTCAATCAGAATCATGGACGTGTCTGTACAGGCCAAGCGCAGCACAGGTTCAAAATCACAGAAGATCTGGTGGATTTGGTTGGGTCCACAGAAGGGCAGTGTGGAAATCCATGCAATCTCTGGGAGCAACACAAGAAAGCCAAAGATGCAGGACCCCACAGAGAGCTGAACACAGAGCCCGGGGGTCATGATGGTTGGGTAGCGGAGAGGGTTACAGATGGCAACGTACCTATCAATGGCCATGGTGGTCAACAAAATCCCCTCTGAATTTCCCAGTGAATGGAAGAAGTACATCTGCAAGAGGCAGCCAACCATGGAGATGGTCCTCTGCCTGCTGATGAGGATGGAGAGCATCTTGGGAATTGTGGCAGTTGTGTACCAGATCTccagaaatgagaaaatgctgATAAAATTATACATGGGGTTGTGGAGACGGGTATCCACCCTGactgcaaaaaatacaataagATTCCCAATGACAATGAATATGTAGATAACAAACAATGGAATGAAGAAGAGGAGGCTACCATCTTCAAACTGTGGGAATCCAGAGAAGAGAAACTCTGTTACTTACTGTAGCAGTTTGGTTAATACTCACCATGGTCTCAGCAACCTTAACAGCTATGGATAGAAAGACACAGCTCATTTCCTAGAAGAAATTGACAAAGTCAGATGTGTTAGCTTATATAAAAGTCAAATGAAAAATATGCTTTAGGTGGATCATGTACTTCTCTTTATTTATGAATTAAACAGATATTCATttagtgcctactatgtaccaaaCACAGCTGTGGGTTTGTTGAATTCAGCAGTAAGGAAAATAATCTCTAcattcatgaagcttacattcaaAAGAAGGATaccaacaataagaaaataagatattAAGAATGTcatatttataaactatataaaCTAAAGTAAATGTATAAAGGTGTTAATAATCTTTTATAATAATTCCCCAAATTGTTTTGAATCATATACCATATAAATTTTCTAATGGTTCTTAGATGCAGATTAGACAAAACTTTTAGTTgtctttctctctatataattATTGTAAAGTTGTATTCTccattttcctgaatatttttagtttttagtattCTGCTCCTTTATCGCACCACAGAGTGACACTGAGTGTGGCTAGAAAAGAGAGTAAAGTTTTCAGGCACAAATATGA
Protein-coding regions in this window:
- the OR6K3 gene encoding olfactory receptor 6K3, with protein sequence MESGNQSTVTEFIFTGFPQLQDGSLLYFFPLLFIYTFIIIDNLLIFSAVRLDTHLHNPMYNFISIFSFLEIWYTTATIPKMLSNLISEKKAISMTGCILQMYFFHSLENSEGILLTTMAIDRYVAICNPLRYQMIMTPRLCAQLSAGSCLFGFLILLPEIVMISTLPFCGPNQIHQIFCDLVPVLSLACTDTSMILIEDVIHAVTIIITFLIIALSYVRIVTVILRIPSSEGRQKAFSTCAGHLMVFPIFFGSVSLMYLRFSDTYPPVLDTAIALMFTVLAPFFNPIIYSLRNKDMNNAIKKLFCLQKVLNKPGG